A genome region from Streptomyces antimycoticus includes the following:
- a CDS encoding helix-hairpin-helix domain-containing protein yields the protein MSTDRLAGEAASAPEEAEPHPAVPAEPGGTGTPAPGGPGGPATAGTEPDHTPDVHSGPGGAGASSGADRSDAGAAAAGQGGADATGAPTAGTGRTHGGSADREPTPPGGHGTSGGPEAGQDSGGTQAPGPAEASTDAAPGAGAGASAAAGQGGPGGAGAPAGAGQNDAGAAAAGQGRADATEAPTAGTGSHSPRDADGEQPPAGEADGPATEAGAHSGSGDREQAAAAPGDGAGGKGRRSAAAEALAAAVRAVESGERSAASFFNDAPARRPAAPTAPTAPAAPVRERPRAAAPAPAPAPVRPPSARPAPGPGGEIPGSGDVRQVLAAGGAPESLAGPVAETLGERAAEALREDPWQLLAVPGVRPDQADGFARALLGPACEPGDERRALALTGWLLERAALEGHTALESSTLRDALAKVSVPDPDEALRTAIAEGAVLVFQDALDAPPGARPQAADDEEAEQPVRVLLGLDRYALAEESLADALARMASTFVPPQDGGAPADGPGAPEWESAATAAPTASAAELIRTVAAHGLVTHSGGEAARDEPAALVAAARALGLRAYAAAHSEDGRRRLAASLSEAPGAVPEAASAAVTVAGLLADAEGPGRDEEGALALDLLAVLDAPQLDVETAAMLVESLPDGARLVLSGDPGVLWSAGPGRVFADLVAARRCPQVVSRTPDPGPIGELVSGIGIGELNQVEAPGKEVVIVPVRDAGEAVHRTVQLVADSVPRAIGIPAEQTQVITPGHGGAAGTRALNAALKTRLNPGPGQFGGFDPGDRVAYTPAPGRTVPGTVVSADAEGLRLDCAGSPVVVPPTEVGELVRHGWALTAHQAAGARWPAAVVVLPGDATAGLTRAWIYTAFSRGERHLSVVHGAEGALPRAVAEIPFKERTTRLRALLQAQVPAGPTG from the coding sequence GTGAGTACCGACCGCCTCGCCGGCGAGGCCGCATCCGCGCCCGAGGAGGCCGAGCCCCATCCCGCCGTGCCGGCGGAGCCGGGCGGCACCGGGACCCCGGCCCCGGGCGGTCCCGGAGGCCCCGCCACCGCCGGGACGGAGCCGGACCACACCCCGGACGTCCACAGCGGGCCCGGCGGCGCGGGCGCCTCCTCGGGGGCGGACCGGAGCGACGCGGGGGCGGCGGCCGCCGGACAGGGCGGGGCCGACGCCACCGGGGCTCCCACCGCCGGAACGGGCCGCACCCACGGCGGAAGCGCCGACCGCGAGCCGACCCCGCCCGGCGGGCACGGCACATCCGGCGGCCCGGAGGCGGGCCAGGACTCCGGAGGCACGCAGGCGCCGGGCCCAGCCGAGGCGAGCACTGACGCGGCCCCGGGCGCGGGCGCCGGTGCTTCCGCAGCCGCCGGACAGGGCGGGCCCGGCGGCGCGGGCGCTCCTGCGGGGGCAGGCCAGAACGACGCGGGGGCGGCGGCCGCCGGACAGGGCCGGGCCGACGCCACCGAGGCTCCCACCGCCGGAACGGGCTCTCACTCCCCCCGAGACGCCGACGGCGAACAGCCCCCGGCAGGCGAGGCCGACGGTCCCGCTACGGAAGCGGGCGCCCACAGCGGGAGCGGCGACCGTGAGCAGGCCGCGGCCGCCCCCGGGGACGGGGCGGGCGGGAAGGGGCGGCGGTCGGCGGCGGCTGAGGCGTTGGCCGCTGCCGTACGGGCCGTGGAGAGCGGTGAGCGGTCGGCGGCGTCGTTCTTCAACGACGCCCCCGCGCGCCGTCCGGCGGCGCCCACCGCCCCCACTGCCCCCGCCGCGCCCGTGCGCGAGCGGCCCCGTGCGGCGGCCCCCGCACCCGCGCCCGCTCCCGTGCGGCCGCCATCGGCCCGTCCGGCGCCCGGGCCGGGGGGCGAGATCCCCGGCAGCGGGGACGTTCGGCAGGTGCTCGCGGCGGGCGGAGCCCCCGAGAGCCTGGCCGGGCCGGTCGCCGAAACGCTCGGGGAGCGCGCCGCCGAGGCGCTGCGCGAGGACCCCTGGCAGCTGCTGGCCGTGCCCGGTGTGCGCCCCGACCAGGCGGACGGCTTCGCCCGCGCCCTCCTCGGTCCGGCCTGTGAGCCCGGCGACGAGCGTCGTGCGCTGGCGCTCACCGGCTGGCTGCTGGAGCGCGCCGCCCTCGAAGGACACACCGCGCTGGAGTCGTCCACGCTGCGCGACGCGCTCGCCAAGGTGTCCGTGCCGGACCCGGACGAGGCACTGCGCACCGCGATCGCGGAAGGTGCGGTGCTGGTCTTCCAGGACGCGCTCGACGCCCCGCCGGGGGCCCGTCCGCAGGCGGCCGACGACGAGGAGGCCGAGCAGCCGGTGCGGGTGCTGCTGGGGCTGGACCGCTATGCCCTGGCGGAGGAGAGCCTGGCCGACGCTCTCGCCCGGATGGCGAGCACCTTCGTTCCACCGCAAGACGGCGGGGCCCCCGCGGACGGCCCGGGCGCGCCCGAGTGGGAGAGCGCGGCCACCGCCGCGCCGACCGCCTCCGCCGCGGAGCTGATCCGTACGGTCGCGGCCCACGGCCTGGTCACCCACAGCGGTGGCGAGGCGGCACGCGACGAACCGGCGGCGCTGGTCGCCGCCGCCCGCGCCCTGGGCCTACGGGCCTACGCGGCGGCGCACAGCGAGGACGGCAGGCGGCGGCTGGCCGCCTCCCTGAGCGAGGCCCCGGGCGCCGTCCCGGAGGCCGCTTCCGCGGCCGTCACCGTCGCCGGGCTGCTGGCCGACGCCGAGGGCCCCGGACGCGACGAGGAGGGCGCGCTCGCGCTCGATCTGCTCGCCGTGCTGGACGCCCCACAGCTCGATGTGGAAACGGCCGCGATGCTCGTCGAGTCGCTGCCGGACGGCGCCCGTCTCGTGCTGAGCGGGGACCCCGGGGTGCTGTGGTCGGCCGGCCCCGGCCGGGTCTTCGCGGATCTGGTGGCGGCCCGCCGCTGCCCGCAGGTCGTCTCCCGCACCCCCGACCCGGGCCCGATCGGCGAGCTGGTCTCGGGGATCGGGATCGGCGAGCTCAACCAGGTGGAGGCGCCCGGTAAGGAGGTCGTGATCGTGCCCGTGCGGGACGCGGGCGAGGCGGTGCACCGCACGGTGCAGCTCGTCGCCGACTCGGTGCCCCGTGCGATCGGCATCCCGGCGGAGCAGACCCAGGTGATCACCCCGGGCCACGGTGGCGCGGCCGGCACCCGCGCGCTCAACGCCGCCCTGAAGACCCGGCTCAACCCCGGCCCCGGCCAGTTCGGCGGCTTCGACCCGGGCGACCGCGTGGCATACACCCCGGCCCCGGGCCGTACGGTGCCGGGCACGGTGGTCTCGGCGGACGCCGAGGGGCTGCGGCTGGACTGCGCGGGCAGCCCCGTCGTGGTGCCGCCCACCGAGGTCGGCGAGCTGGTGCGGCACGGCTGGGCCCTCACCGCGCACCAGGCTGCCGGAGCGCGCTGGCCCGCGGCCGTGGTGGTGCTGCCGGGCGACGCCACGGCGGGGCTGACCCGGGCCTGGATCTACACGGCCTTCAGCCGCGGTGAGCGCCATCTGTCGGTGGTCCACGGCGCGGAGGGGGCGCTGCCCCGGGCGGTGGCGGAGATCCCCTTCAAGGAGCGCACCACACGGCTGCGCGCCCTGCTCCAGGCCCAGGTCCCGGCCGGGCCCACCGGCTGA
- a CDS encoding DUF5703 family protein has product MPEYEFCDVYVPRGVSRKATTRLLTDHAEYGHWELDRLRLNPDGSRRVRLRRRIIRQLRATW; this is encoded by the coding sequence ATGCCGGAATACGAATTCTGTGATGTGTATGTGCCGCGCGGGGTTTCCCGCAAGGCCACTACCCGCCTGCTCACCGACCATGCCGAGTACGGACACTGGGAGTTGGATCGCCTCAGACTCAACCCCGACGGCAGCCGCAGAGTGCGATTGCGGCGCCGGATCATCCGCCAGCTTCGGGCCACCTGGTAG
- a CDS encoding chaplin produces the protein MRQVAKKGLITVAAASGVLAVTGGYAQAAGPGADGGAAYSPGVVSGNNIQVPVHVPVNLCGNTVSVIGVFNGAGGGRCGGGSHDSSGGGGTQAGGPQAQGSASDSSGIGSGNNIQAPIGVPVNVCGNNISAVGFGNTSDGGDCAETVPAVPENPGEPGEPGEPGEPGNPGNPGNPGNPGNPGNPGNPGNPGNPGNPGNPGNPGEPGNPGNPGNPGEPGNPGNPGNPGNPGGSNPGGDSDDPAEQAGNHGLDPSANLGGKEQLAHTGAGPVELAIPAAAGLLLAGTVLYRRARAAQR, from the coding sequence CAGGCGGCGGGTCCGGGGGCCGACGGTGGCGCCGCGTACTCGCCGGGTGTCGTCTCGGGCAACAACATCCAGGTCCCGGTGCATGTGCCGGTGAATCTGTGCGGAAACACGGTGAGCGTCATCGGCGTCTTCAACGGTGCCGGTGGGGGGCGGTGCGGCGGCGGTTCGCACGACTCGTCCGGCGGTGGCGGTACCCAGGCCGGCGGTCCGCAGGCGCAGGGCAGCGCCAGTGACTCGTCGGGGATCGGTTCCGGCAACAACATCCAGGCCCCGATCGGCGTTCCGGTCAATGTGTGCGGGAACAACATCAGCGCGGTCGGGTTCGGCAACACCAGCGACGGCGGGGACTGCGCCGAGACGGTCCCGGCGGTGCCGGAGAACCCGGGTGAGCCTGGGGAGCCGGGTGAGCCGGGTGAGCCGGGCAACCCCGGTAACCCTGGGAATCCGGGCAACCCCGGAAACCCGGGCAATCCTGGGAACCCCGGTAACCCCGGTAACCCTGGGAATCCGGGCAACCCCGGAAACCCTGGTGAGCCCGGCAACCCCGGGAACCCTGGCAACCCGGGTGAGCCTGGGAACCCCGGCAATCCGGGCAACCCCGGTAACCCCGGAGGCTCGAACCCCGGCGGTGACTCGGATGACCCCGCTGAGCAGGCCGGAAACCACGGCCTCGACCCGTCCGCCAACCTCGGCGGCAAGGAACAGCTCGCGCACACCGGTGCCGGCCCCGTCGAGCTGGCCATTCCGGCCGCCGCGGGCCTGCTGCTGGCGGGCACGGTGCTCTACCGTCGGGCCCGCGCCGCTCAGCGCTGA